From a region of the Campylobacter showae genome:
- the trpB gene encoding tryptophan synthase subunit beta, with translation MNTKAYFGKFGGQFVPETVMFALDELEAAYERIAKTAEFKAELDDLLKNYVGRPSPLYHAKRLSEHYGHEIYLKREDLNHTGAHKINNALAQALLAKKMGKKKVLAETGAGQHGVATATAAALLGLECDVYMGATDVERQQLNAFRMQLLGARVVSVEDGLKTLKEATTAAIQAWVNEIESAFYVIGSAVGPHPYPRIVRDFQSIIGRETKEQLKEYGVHPDYVIACVGGGSNAIGIFSAFLGDADVNLIGVEAAGLGADTPYHAATLTKGRTGIIHGMKTIVLQDEYGMIEPVHSISAGLDYPGVGPEHAHLHESKRAAYYGVTDDECINALYLTSRLEGIIPAIESSHALAYLEKLCPNLTKKSVIVVNVSGRGDKDINTVMSYEKGKIYG, from the coding sequence ATGAACACCAAAGCATATTTCGGCAAATTCGGCGGGCAGTTCGTGCCGGAAACCGTTATGTTCGCGCTAGATGAGCTAGAGGCCGCTTACGAACGCATCGCAAAAACGGCTGAATTTAAAGCCGAACTAGACGATCTACTAAAAAACTACGTCGGACGCCCTAGTCCGCTATATCACGCAAAACGCCTAAGCGAGCACTACGGGCATGAAATTTATCTAAAGCGCGAGGATTTAAACCACACGGGCGCGCATAAGATAAATAACGCCCTGGCTCAGGCCTTGCTCGCCAAAAAAATGGGCAAAAAGAAGGTTTTAGCAGAGACGGGTGCGGGTCAGCACGGCGTAGCGACTGCGACGGCGGCGGCATTGCTTGGTCTTGAGTGCGACGTATATATGGGCGCGACAGACGTCGAGCGTCAGCAGCTAAACGCGTTTCGCATGCAGCTTTTAGGCGCCAGAGTCGTTAGCGTAGAAGATGGGCTAAAAACGCTAAAAGAGGCCACTACCGCAGCGATCCAAGCGTGGGTAAACGAGATAGAAAGCGCATTTTACGTCATCGGCTCGGCAGTCGGCCCGCACCCGTATCCTAGGATCGTGCGCGACTTTCAGAGCATCATCGGCCGCGAGACCAAAGAGCAGCTAAAAGAATACGGCGTACATCCGGACTACGTCATCGCCTGCGTCGGCGGCGGCAGCAACGCGATCGGTATCTTTAGTGCGTTTTTGGGCGATGCGGACGTAAATTTGATCGGAGTCGAGGCTGCAGGCCTAGGCGCTGATACTCCGTATCACGCTGCAACTCTAACGAAGGGCCGCACAGGCATCATCCACGGCATGAAAACGATCGTTTTACAGGACGAATACGGCATGATCGAGCCCGTACATAGTATCTCGGCGGGACTCGACTATCCAGGAGTGGGCCCCGAGCACGCGCACCTGCACGAGAGCAAGCGAGCCGCCTACTACGGCGTCACCGACGACGAGTGCATAAACGCGCTATATCTAACCAGCCGCCTAGAGGGCATCATCCCGGCGATCGAGAGCTCGCACGCGCTAGCGTATCTAGAAAAGCTCTGCCCGAATTTGACAAAAAAAAGCGTCATCGTCGTAAACGTCTCGGGACGCGGCGACAAAGACATAAACACCGTGATGAGCTACGAGAAAGGAAAAATTTATGGCTAA
- the trpA gene encoding tryptophan synthase subunit alpha, translating to MAKVKDAFAGKKANIGYVVAGYPSVEATKEFLLNLDGSCLDLLELGIPYSDPLADGKLIAQASFETAAKGVNTGTVFAMLEECKGKINKPIVFLVYFNIVFTYGVERFIARSKEVGIAGFIIPDLPFEESEEVAGLCAKFDLDLIPLISVTSQNRADKILKFGSGFIYALGAIGVSGSQRASEERLKALVEGLKQRSDLPVAVGFGVKNKNDADEVKTYADGAIIGTEIVKLTAKFEGEELIKQINKLF from the coding sequence ATGGCTAAGGTAAAAGACGCGTTCGCAGGCAAAAAAGCAAACATCGGCTACGTCGTGGCGGGGTATCCTAGCGTCGAAGCGACGAAAGAATTTTTACTAAATTTAGACGGCAGCTGCCTGGATCTACTAGAGCTTGGCATCCCATACTCCGATCCGCTCGCAGACGGCAAACTCATCGCGCAAGCTAGCTTTGAAACCGCCGCAAAGGGCGTAAACACGGGCACGGTATTTGCCATGCTTGAAGAGTGCAAAGGCAAGATAAATAAACCGATCGTTTTTCTCGTGTATTTTAACATCGTGTTTACTTACGGCGTAGAGAGGTTTATCGCCCGCTCAAAAGAGGTCGGTATCGCGGGTTTCATCATCCCCGATCTGCCGTTTGAGGAGAGCGAGGAGGTAGCGGGACTGTGCGCTAAATTTGACCTTGACCTCATCCCGTTAATCAGCGTCACGTCGCAAAACCGAGCGGATAAAATTTTAAAATTCGGCTCAGGCTTTATCTATGCGCTCGGCGCTATCGGCGTGAGCGGATCGCAGCGAGCTAGCGAGGAGAGGCTAAAAGCGCTCGTAGAGGGTCTAAAACAAAGAAGCGATTTGCCCGTAGCGGTGGGCTTTGGCGTGAAAAATAAAAACGACGCGGACGAGGTAAAAACCTACGCCGACGGCGCGATAATCGGCACCGAGATAGTAAAGCTCACGGCCAAATTTGAGGGCGAAGAGCTGATAAAGCAAATCAATAAACTTTTTTAA
- a CDS encoding chemotaxis protein CheX, which produces MDVAELGIKHLCEDTLGYKVESAKSAEGEFYGSSLPIFKGKEEFHFYLYFKKDTLNRFASVLLGVDKLAEDELSDICKEVANLAIGYAKNLLNEREANAYKLGTPEYLGRTSFHVKLDDKRVYKIKNRTFQVGYKKI; this is translated from the coding sequence ATGGACGTTGCGGAGCTTGGGATCAAACATCTGTGCGAGGATACCCTAGGCTACAAAGTAGAGAGCGCAAAGAGCGCGGAAGGCGAATTTTACGGCTCGAGCTTGCCGATTTTTAAGGGCAAAGAGGAGTTTCATTTTTATCTTTATTTTAAAAAAGATACGCTAAATCGCTTTGCTAGCGTGCTCCTTGGCGTCGATAAACTGGCCGAGGACGAGCTAAGCGACATCTGCAAAGAGGTGGCAAATCTCGCAATCGGCTACGCCAAAAATCTACTCAACGAACGCGAAGCAAACGCCTATAAACTAGGCACTCCGGAGTATCTAGGCAGGACGAGCTTTCACGTCAAACTAGACGACAAACGCGTCTATAAGATCAAAAATAGAACATTTCAAGTAGGATACAAAAAAATATGA
- the fliN gene encoding flagellar motor switch protein FliN — MLQERGGLFKSYDELMDIGVDFISELGTTTISVKQLLKLEVGSVIDLEKPAGESVELFINNRIFGKGEVMVYEKNLAIRINEILDSKSVIQYFKREQL, encoded by the coding sequence ATGTTGCAAGAGCGCGGCGGGCTTTTTAAAAGCTACGACGAGCTGATGGATATCGGCGTGGATTTTATCTCGGAGCTCGGCACTACGACGATTAGCGTAAAGCAGCTCTTAAAGCTCGAAGTTGGTTCGGTTATCGACCTAGAAAAGCCTGCCGGCGAGAGCGTAGAGCTTTTTATAAACAACCGAATTTTCGGCAAGGGCGAAGTAATGGTCTACGAAAAAAACCTCGCCATCAGGATAAATGAAATCCTAGACTCAAAGTCCGTCATCCAGTACTTTAAACGAGAGCAACTATGA
- a CDS encoding excinuclease ABC subunit A → MRIFAALLLFFVALWGSNLSTYNIYERSDRVDIMLSFDAPYSGAILQERKDGVITLLFKDLQNDQNIEKSVNSSILQELLFEPRGQNLALVIKSDTQVAVSASKTTDGFGLRIRVTPENAANSAAATALSPQETRENITEATNLSSDQNASNLTPSTQGAGLNLGIQNGDVNFMTQGMSDMIDYRYYSVLGVLALLLVVLLFIKAKLKNKQKTIKTKRENGWFEKVKSEGGVEIIYEKPLDDTNKVILFQHLDRRYLVLTGTSNVLLDKFGEEQMASEQDFQSFFEENQKKLNAYIENRQTLDAYKDKASID, encoded by the coding sequence ATGAGGATTTTCGCCGCGCTTTTGTTGTTTTTCGTAGCGCTTTGGGGTTCAAATTTATCCACATATAACATCTACGAGCGCAGCGACCGTGTCGATATCATGCTTAGCTTTGACGCTCCTTATAGCGGCGCGATCTTGCAAGAGCGTAAAGACGGCGTGATAACCCTGCTTTTTAAAGACCTACAAAATGATCAAAATATCGAAAAAAGCGTAAACTCAAGCATACTGCAAGAGCTTTTGTTTGAGCCCAGAGGGCAAAATTTAGCCCTCGTGATAAAAAGCGACACTCAGGTGGCCGTTAGCGCGTCAAAAACCACCGACGGCTTTGGCCTGCGCATACGTGTGACGCCTGAAAATGCAGCGAACTCAGCCGCCGCAACTGCGCTCTCGCCGCAAGAAACTAGAGAAAATATAACCGAAGCGACGAATCTATCCAGTGATCAAAACGCATCAAATTTGACCCCGTCTACTCAAGGTGCCGGCTTAAATTTAGGCATACAAAACGGCGACGTAAATTTCATGACGCAGGGCATGAGCGATATGATTGATTATAGATATTACTCGGTTTTAGGCGTTTTGGCGCTACTTTTAGTCGTGCTTTTGTTCATCAAGGCAAAGCTAAAAAACAAGCAAAAAACGATAAAAACAAAACGCGAAAACGGCTGGTTTGAAAAGGTAAAAAGCGAGGGAGGCGTGGAGATAATCTACGAAAAACCGCTTGATGATACGAACAAAGTCATTCTTTTTCAGCACCTTGACAGACGCTACCTCGTGCTAACTGGTACGTCAAACGTGCTTTTGGATAAATTCGGCGAAGAACAGATGGCGAGCGAGCAAGATTTTCAGAGTTTTTTTGAAGAAAATCAAAAAAAGCTAAACGCCTACATCGAAAACCGTCAAACATTGGACGCATATAAAGACAAGGCGAGTATAGACTAA
- a CDS encoding Ppx/GppA phosphatase family protein codes for MAKRTAVIDLGSNSMRMAIFEKTSRYAFHIIGEFKMKVRLGEGAYEHSGEIAQRSMQKACEALSEFKNIAQNYKCSKIFAMGTSALRDAPNAGLLISMARKELGINLKVVSGKDEATFGGVAALNLLEPLEEFVTLDIGGGSAELALVSGGKIIDAVSLNLGTVRLKELFFDKKNLNAAAPFIKEAFKSLPKNFKSKNLVAIGGSLRAISSAIMSAQDYPLKTVHNFAYKFQNHKNFIENLARASVLELGKFGIKKDRFDTIREGALIFLGAVDAVGVQNIYTSGAGFREGVFLSDILRPTRKFPPNFNPSVRSLQDRFLLDDNKTIVKYAKDLFAALEPLHGLDGRYESELAVAARLHSVAQCLGFYGEHASSAFFVLNALNYGFSHVQKCLVAAIIAQNGKKTSSEFERFKNLLPSEDVVRWLSFILALAKNLDANCAHKKLEFEFINHTLQIYGAKELFMAKENIKKMTKPDTFAICFA; via the coding sequence ATGGCAAAACGAACCGCCGTCATAGATCTAGGCTCAAATTCGATGCGAATGGCGATTTTTGAGAAGACTTCGCGTTACGCGTTTCACATCATCGGCGAATTTAAGATGAAGGTGCGCCTGGGCGAGGGCGCGTACGAGCACAGCGGCGAGATCGCTCAAAGGTCGATGCAAAAGGCTTGTGAGGCGCTTAGCGAGTTTAAAAATATCGCACAAAACTACAAATGCTCGAAAATTTTCGCCATGGGCACCTCGGCTCTGCGCGACGCTCCGAATGCCGGCCTGCTCATAAGCATGGCGCGCAAAGAGCTTGGGATAAATTTAAAAGTCGTTAGCGGCAAGGACGAGGCGACGTTTGGCGGCGTGGCGGCGTTAAATTTGCTCGAGCCGCTAGAGGAGTTCGTCACGCTTGATATCGGCGGGGGCTCTGCGGAGTTAGCGCTTGTTAGCGGCGGCAAGATAATAGACGCCGTGTCATTAAATTTGGGCACGGTGCGGCTAAAGGAGCTATTTTTCGATAAGAAAAATTTAAACGCCGCAGCGCCTTTTATCAAAGAGGCGTTTAAAAGCTTGCCTAAAAATTTTAAAAGCAAAAACCTAGTCGCCATCGGAGGCAGCCTGCGCGCGATATCTTCTGCTATTATGTCGGCGCAAGACTATCCGCTAAAAACTGTGCACAACTTCGCCTACAAATTTCAAAACCATAAAAATTTTATCGAAAATTTAGCCCGAGCGAGCGTGTTAGAGCTTGGGAAATTTGGCATAAAAAAAGATCGCTTCGATACGATTAGAGAAGGCGCGCTCATATTTTTGGGCGCAGTGGATGCAGTGGGCGTGCAAAACATCTATACTAGCGGCGCGGGCTTTAGAGAGGGCGTGTTTTTGAGCGATATATTGCGTCCGACGCGTAAATTTCCGCCAAATTTTAACCCGAGCGTGAGGAGCTTGCAGGATAGATTTTTGCTAGACGATAACAAAACTATCGTAAAATACGCAAAAGACCTCTTTGCCGCGCTAGAGCCGCTGCACGGGCTTGATGGGCGCTACGAGAGCGAGCTAGCCGTGGCTGCGAGGCTACACAGCGTGGCGCAGTGTTTGGGATTTTACGGCGAGCATGCTAGCTCGGCGTTTTTTGTATTAAATGCCCTAAACTACGGCTTTTCGCATGTGCAAAAATGCTTAGTCGCCGCGATCATCGCGCAAAACGGCAAAAAAACCTCGAGCGAATTTGAGCGATTTAAAAACCTGCTACCGAGCGAGGATGTCGTGCGCTGGCTGAGTTTTATCCTCGCGCTTGCTAAAAACCTCGATGCAAACTGCGCTCATAAGAAGCTGGAGTTTGAGTTTATCAACCATACTTTGCAAATTTACGGCGCTAAGGAGCTGTTTATGGCGAAGGAAAATATCAAAAAGATGACCAAGCCCGATACGTTTGCGATCTGTTTTGCGTGA